The DNA sequence AGATGTAATTTGCATAATGGAGCTCTGAGTTACCTGttaagacattttcattttatttaatgtacTGACTGCGTAGTTTTAATCTCCATCTGATCATCTGATTGCCTTTACTGCTGAAAGACTTAAATAAATTGTTTGTCAATCATGCCAGCTCAGGTAACTGTCAGTATTGTGTAGCTGATGGGGACTGAACATGGCAAACAGATCGACACTGGGGGTTATCAATAATTTGACCCACTTAGTCCGTTATGTCATCTGAGAACTGCTTCAGAGAATCCACTTTAAAAGGTCTTCTACCCAGTAACAAAGAGCTTTCATCCTGATCAGCAACTTCAATCCTAAATATTTTAGGAACTTCTGCATTGTTCTTCTCTTCTGCCATGACCCATTCACATGGTCACAGGATACATGGCAGGTTCAGTGTATGTGGGATTTAGagggatgtattggcagaaatgaaatatagaaaatatgttttctttggagTGTAAtaacctgaaactaagaatcatcatgtttttgtatacttagaataagctgtttatatctatatgctgctaaatcctacacgctgcTCCTTTCATTGTTCCTTCTGTGTGTGATGcttctgtaaaaacacagactttgcGAGGCAGATGTTTTTCTCCAAAGAATTTAATTACAAAAACAGAATCTTAAAATACGAGCTATTCTCAGTCATAGCTCCATATCCATAAGCATTTATACAAAACAGTGTGGTCACATGGACTGCCCTACACATTTACATAAACCAAACAAGTGTAGAAAAATCTAACAGATGTAGACTTTAAACATCAATGAAAACACCATGAAAGAAAGCAATCATGACACATTGATGGGGGATCAATTATTGGTTATAAGGCTCTCAGGAGGAGGCGGCCTCATTGGCATGGGGGGCAGGGGCATCTGCGGGGGCATATGGGGGGTACCTGGAGCACCTGGTGGAAGAGGGGGCATCCCTCctggagggggagggggcaTGGAATCATTTGGTGGGCGAGGTCCAACTCCACTCATGAGAGGAGGAGGGCGCTTCACACCTGCAGCAGGCGGGGGTCCGCTGGACTGGGGGACAGCTTTCTCCATTTTGAAGTGGAACTGTAGGAAGAactgggaggaaaaaaacacaagtgacaGGTTGAAACATATTTCAACACTTCTCAAATACAATAAGAAGGTCAGCTTTGTGGTGACAAATGTTAATCAGCTCATCTGTACCTGTTTAGTTTCTCTGTTCCAGTGGGTCCAGAAGCGGTTTTCTGCTTTGTCAATTTCTCTACTGGGGACCTAAAGGAGCAAAGACGCTGATGTCATGCCACAGCAAGAAGAACAAAACTAAAAGAGCTCACATTATCTCTTCATCTGACTGTTATTTTCTTCATGAATCGTTTTTGTCTGAAACATATCAAATAATTGTTACAAAAGCCTGTAATAATTTCCCACAGCCCTTattcaaccaacagtccaaaaccaaaagatGTTGCATTGGAATACATGGCAAAGAAAAGCTTGAGATGTCTGACAAGCTGTAATCAGCAGATGTTGCTGCTTAAATTTCCCTTGACTGACTAATTGACTTatcactgcagcttttttaAGTGCACAACACAGGTGCAGCTCCCACTCACCTTAAAGGCAATAGTCTCGTATGGTTCAGCAGCCAAAAGCAGGTACTGCCAGCGACGATCGGGGGGCTCGATGCGCTGTTCGTAAGCAGACATGAAACGATGCCTGGGTCCAATTCCTTCAGCGATCTCTGGGTAGTCAATCTgatgaagagagaaaaaataacaagTAGTTTAGGGATTTGTCTTTGACAGTCGGACCATAACGTCTAAAAACAATAATATTCAGTCATTACTGCAGTAGGAAATTTGAGGTTGAAACACAGAGTGGTGCTTGTATCCGAGACAATTTCTGTGTACAGCTGCTTACTTCATTTGGCCAGCAGGACACATATGTCACATCAACGTGAGGAAAATGACAGGTATATGACCAAAAATAAGTTTGGCATTTAGCTTTGGTTGTAGGTTCGGCACAAACTGTGAAGAAACAACAGCTGCAACATCAGCTTGCAAGCTTGATCAGAAGAGATGCCAAAAAGCAAACACTGAGTACTGACTCTGGCACTGAGCACCACATTCGACAGCTGTTTCAGCCAAAAGGTCAATTTCTTAAGAGTACGCAGCCAGCCTTGAGTGAGCTGAGATTGTGAAACTGAAGAATATCTGTTTACAGTTGTTTCAGCTCTCAGTGGTGAATCAAGACTGCACTCAGAAACCAAACAAAAGCAATCAACTGAGCAAACTGGATAACTTTATGGCATCTCTATAAAGTGGAGCTTTaaagtttatttccttttttgggAAATCTTCTCCAAACAACAAGAAACCCTTTCAAACCATCAGAGTTTTCACTGACATTCTCTCCATACACACTAACCTGGAAAAGTAAAGACTGCTGACCGGTCTCTGGGTCCCTCTGTTTGGTTACTATCAGGGAGAGAAAGACATTAAGACACTAAGATATTGAATGCAAAACATTTGCAATGAAACCACATTCAGCATAAGCTAAATAATGAGTGCAATGATACATAACATTGCAGCCAGCTCACCTTTGTATCCTGGTCGACCAATTTTGACAAACTTCTTGACCtcaactttcacttttgctggtgcTGGCTGAGCAGGAGCTTCTTTTGCCTCTTTGGCTGCTCGCCGCGctctgaaacacacaacatacacaGTTTCTTAACTGTTAATCAAAGCACTGGATACAGAGGGTTATAGTTCTGTCAGTTCACAGCAACCATGTAACAGCTGATGATCAACCAGAAGATGAAGATATATATAGTGGACCTGTGGTTTTATAGGTTTATCGGTCATGGGAAGGTGAGGTAACATGAATCagtcacacaaaacacaagacaaacaaatgaaaactaaacaTTGCACTTACAAGTTGGTCTGATGTTTCTTTCCTTGCGTGTGAGCCAGGTAGCTGCCCTGTAATGCAGAGGAGAGCAGTGTCAAACAAGATACTCTGATAACAAGTTTAAATAACATAATCTAGGGAAAGTGTCATCATGTGCCCCCTCACCTCATTGTTATGAAGCGTCAAGCAAAGTTTGCACTCATATGATCCTAAATGATTCTTCATAAAGTAGGGGTCTTTGTTGATATCAATGGTCTCCAGGGCCAGCTGACGTAACCGCTCTCGCCTATCACGGTTACTCTCAGATGCTGAAGCCACCCCACCGCTCCCCGTCTTCCCTCCAGCTCTATGTTGGAAATCCATCTTTGCAAAGTGATGGGCTTAATCACTCAGAAACCCACACGGGTTTGCCCAGACGACACTGGACAGGTACTCAAAGCAGATCCTTTGTGATTATCTGAGGGAGAAGAAAATGCACACTCTTACCAAGGATGTGGGTAACCAAATACTAGTTAATGTTATTACAATATTAGGTATTACTAGATTTGGTGCAACAAACTACCATGTGTGCAGTTACACAAGCACATAGTAAACATGACAAGACTGCTGTCTCAACTCTGTATTTACTTTCATATGAGCATGAACATCGTTTTGGGGACAGATTAAGTAAAGTTAATgaacgttaaaaaaaaacaacaaaacaaaaacataaaattaaacatCCGAAATAAGGCTGATACATTTCTATAACTAGTCTGCGTTGCATTTCATACGAATTAGCAACAAATACAATGACTTCTCAGACCTCTTGTAACTGAGATACTTTATGCTAACTCCCCTTAACACGGATCTGATTAACTACAGGAAAGTACATTTTGAAACATTACAGCGCCGTTTTTAGCAAAATATTTCTTAATTACCTGAGATGATAACGTTACCACTGTTAAGAGGAAGTTATTGAGTAATTTCTATAAACTCCAGTTAGCTGCAGTATGTTAGCATAACGTAAAGCTAACGTTAATGAATGCACTGTGACAATGCTAATGCTAGGCTAACGGTGTTACCGGCTTGTAATAAATGGATTTAACAAATTCGAATGCTCAAACTACACGTAAAGCGCACCTAATTCTGTATATGTGATAATACCGTGGTTGTGTACCTGAGGAAACCATAATTATACGGGACAAGATAATATAAACAGTTTCTTGGCCCAAAACACTCACCGACTCCACGACGTTAGATCATGCcaatgtactttttactgcgCATGCCCAGGGTGCTTCTTCTTCGGCTTTTGGCGGTTTGCAAACAGTTTACGGCGCATTACCGCTACCTACTGGTCTGGAGCAAGAGCCGGACTGGGTTtcttgacaaaataaataactaataaTTATGGACCATATTTTTCGcaagcaaggtaaaaaaaaaaaaagaattaaaaaaaaaactctaatCAAGAATGACTGAATAAAGCCACACAAGGGCTTACAGAGTAATTTTATTTGTACACAGATATCTGTTGCTGCATCTGTGGTTGACTTTTTTGATCCActgacagcattttttttttttttatcataaattTATCTCTCAAACAAACTATTTAAGCTGAACCACAAAGAATAACTGATTACAGTCTtcttaaaatacatatttgctCTTTCCTCTTTGACATCCTGTCTATCACCACTTTCTTGCATTTCCCACTAGTTCCTAAACAGGGTTATGCACAGATCGCCTGAACCTTTAATTAAACCACATACCTGACTATTTTTCATAAGAAAAGCAACACAATTCATTCGTTTCCacaaaattcaaataaataaagtttaaagtaTTCGTCTGACTCTGTTGTTTATATTCACAGTTGGCAACCACCCATTTAATTGCTCAAACACCCATCCTGTCATTCTTTAGCCTTTCCACATTTGCAAATAGTGAAACCCTTGCAGATCTATTTATCCGGGTTGTTTATTAAACTATGTTTATCATAATTCATTAGGattgtcattattattgttgttgagtgactgattttgatttttgtaCAAACAGTGTGAGCACAGCTCAGAATCACAGACATACAAATGAAGCACTGAgaacaaacaaaactaaaagcattaacaaagagaaaagggcaataaactgtaaaacaaatctaaaataaaatataaataaaaacgcAGCAGCTTGTGACAACAGGTTCATGTAAAGATTTCGAAGGTATACATAAATGGTTTTGATAGCTTTTTGCTTTGTGAGGAAGAGAAATCATTGACAAGTGGGCCTACTGTTCCATTTCctttataaatacaaataatcTAGTTTTTGGAgggtcttttttgtttgtttctttctttgcttttgtAAGTTTGCAtttgtaaatgtgaaatttgtCAAGAAgtaaaattagatttaaaataCATCTTAACCTCCTGGGACTCTGTCCTCATATGCGGatatcacattttgggtttacttgacctcatacttcattctacttaagtTAGGCCTCTTGTCCTCAGTCATTGACACTTTTTTGGCCATCTACTGGAAGTAAGAGCACACTTATCcatataaaaacaagatggcggccaTCTCTGCCAAATTAGTCTGCAGCCAATCCTGGCACAAAAGtagacaaggtccaaaacccgATCACATTTTATagctgaaacttgtttatttgtatcaataatgtttgttgttttgtatagcaacagtaacaagctaagacactgttaattagtaAGTACTTGTTTGACATTGAGACTAGCTATATcttcgtctcatttgaggacattgggactgaattatcattgacaatgtttagtttttttatacttatcgaGTCCAACTGATCCCACATAGCGAGGAGAAACTAAAAATGCCTACCAAAGTAAAGTTCTTGTCTCAGGAGGCTATATATTACCTCGTCACTACATCAGGCTACATAGTGAAAGTATtacagtttgagaaccactgttcgCCTGTTTTGACCCTCGCCGAGCACCGTACTACCACCAGTGAGGAGTGTCTGCCAGTGTGTGTCCGGTGTGTACCATGAAGGAGAGGAGTGATTCCGCTGTGTTTGCCTGACCGCAGAAATGACCAAACACACTCCGCCACATCTTGGTAACACCAGATAACGACACAGGACGACGGTTAACCGACAGTTTCGACGTCACCGTCTCTATACACTATAGTTATCTGACTCCGTTATTATGTTGTCGGTGGGAAAGGCTCGGTTGTAGCCTCACTGTCCCTCCAACCTGTGTTTTACTGCGTCAGTGACCGTGATGCGTTTCAACGAGAAGGAGCTGGTGTCTCTGAGCCGCCAGCCGTCAGAGATGGCAGCCGAGCTGGGGATGCGAGGACCCAAGAAAGGAGACGGTAACACGGTTTATCTCACACCGAGCTCTTATCACACCCACTTCCGTTTCGTGTAACATGGGCAGCAGCTAATGCTACAACAGCAGCCATCACACACTTAATGTCACCCACcatctgtctgctgtctgtgtaAAGTCTGATCTCAGTTCCCCTTTGTTGTGACACAGTTGTAAAGAAGAGGCTGGTGAAACTCATCGTCAACTTCCTCTTTTATTTCCGGactgatgaggaggaggtgagtTGAATCAATATTTGAACACCTGCCTGTACTGTTACAGCATCTATTCCTCATGTGTTCACTGTCTGGCCTCATGAGAAAGTGAAACCATTGCTTGTAAAGGGCAACatcattaagtcattatttattTGGCAGCCAATTGGAGCTCTGCTGTTGGAGCAGTGTCGGGTGGAGAGGGAGGACAGCCAGACCTTCTCTATTGGTGAGTACATTAACATGACTCACCTACACTTCCTCACATGCTGACTGACTGGTTGTAAATCCTTGAAGTCAGTGGAAATGAGTGGTCACTCACGTTTGTGCTGATGGTATTCAAACTGTATTGTTTATATGTCACTGATCAGCACAAAAAAAATGGATCAAAGTTAATTACTTATGACTTTATATTACAGTTAGCGTTAGTGCATTTATGTGATGAATTTCTaatgtgtttctctctgtaGCGTTTCTGGATGAAGCAGAGAGGAAATATCTGTTTGAGTGTGACTCAGAGGAGCAGTGTGGGGAGTGGGTAGACTCCATCATCAAGGCCAGGTAGGACCCTCTCTTTTTGACCGTATTACAACACGATGTGATACATATGTTTTGTGACCTGGCAGTAACTAACAGAACAATAACTGGTTGCAATTTTGGTAATCAGTCATTTCAGTCAATTATCAAGTCAAATGCTTCTATTACAAGCTGCATTCTTTGAGTTCTATGGCTGATGGTAGTgcagtttaaaggaatacttcactaccccaaatgatcatttgtaaagCAATTACTAACCCCATGTTGAGTTACATTCataaagaatccaaaaaaaaaaaatggtggaaatTCTTCATGTGTAACGGCCATgtataacaacagcaaaactattaTCAGAACATCCAATTACAAACTCTACTCACACAACAACTCACGCTATATCGTCGTGTTCACTGGAAGTGCGGGAGTGCTTAgggctccaaatccacaattcacccagtccacaaggggcctcaagAGGACTTCCTGCAAACCTCCAGAGAGTctgcttggggtgcagactgATTTAATAACCCCCAATTCATTGCAATATGGACGTGAAATTGTGGGTTTTTCAATCGCCGAAAAAGAATCTTATGAATGTGTAAAAGAGTTATTGATGGATGGCCTGTTAAAATGTTACTTGAATTGTGTAGGCCAGAGGTAATATTTAACCACATCGTGATACAGAGATAAGTATAAGTCTAGGCTGTAAagactgaaaatgcattttattattgcagcctatcaGACTGCGCAGTGAaataggcaaaaaaaaatggtccaaaaaacaacaaaggaagGTTAATAATGTCAGTAGTGCACAAGTTATTAAGTTATAGTCCTgtccttatttacaaacatttctgtttttgtacatGTGTAGCCTGTATGTTACATAGAGGTGTATTAATGCATTTTTGTTTGGTCACAGAAAAGGctatacatgggatttataCTGTATCTTGTTATCTGTATTAACAGATGAGTTTAGCACTATTCATCaacttatatgacatatatatgaatatggTAGCAGCGATAATTAAACATTTCCACAGCAACAAGTAAAACAGTCTGGAGGGCTGCCCATCAGCCTCgcagactttacgtgatgacGGTAAATACATCACACATCGTACAACTGAAGTCTGCGAGGGCTCAGTCTACAAGTCCAGAGGATGGACATGTAGATTGATTCAGCCCAagactcatttatccagtcattagctcagtacttcccaaacagacagacctttctcctgctgcctccatcagtaagtttgtttgtgtcagtcagtacatttacatggacagtttaattccactttcattcagaatgaaaggccattccgattaaaagtggtcatgtaggGGCGTCGGTAGTGTAGTGGCTAGTGCCGGCGCCTcatgtacagaggcaatgcCTCGACGCAGTGGTCGCAGGTTTGAGTCTGGCTTGCAAccatttactgcatgtcaccccctgctctctctctcaccccatttcactctgtcctatacattagattcaaaaaagccagaaaaaataatcttaaaaaaaaaaaaaaaaagtggtcatgtaaacggtcattccaaTTGAAAAAgacttctcctcctcaacagacattagcagaacaaggttgttgtcgtactgctgcttcaagaatataagcaaaacaagcctgaaaaaggcactaagaacggtgg is a window from the Epinephelus fuscoguttatus linkage group LG15, E.fuscoguttatus.final_Chr_v1 genome containing:
- the sf3a2 gene encoding splicing factor 3A subunit 2, which encodes MDFQHRAGGKTGSGGVASASESNRDRRERLRQLALETIDINKDPYFMKNHLGSYECKLCLTLHNNEGSYLAHTQGKKHQTNLARRAAKEAKEAPAQPAPAKVKVEVKKFVKIGRPGYKVTKQRDPETGQQSLLFQIDYPEIAEGIGPRHRFMSAYEQRIEPPDRRWQYLLLAAEPYETIAFKVPSREIDKAENRFWTHWNRETKQFFLQFHFKMEKAVPQSSGPPPAAGVKRPPPLMSGVGPRPPNDSMPPPPPGGMPPLPPGAPGTPHMPPQMPLPPMPMRPPPPESLITNN
- the plekhj1 gene encoding pleckstrin homology domain-containing family J member 1, whose protein sequence is MRFNEKELVSLSRQPSEMAAELGMRGPKKGDVVKKRLVKLIVNFLFYFRTDEEEPIGALLLEQCRVEREDSQTFSIAFLDEAERKYLFECDSEEQCGEWVDSIIKASYEFMRKNLIFYRTEIHRLTGKDPLEQYGISDETRFQVNNGLQLMPRDTSSL